The following are encoded in a window of Massilia sp. R2A-15 genomic DNA:
- a CDS encoding hemerythrin domain-containing protein gives MKPATPDGADKDALEMLKSDHDQVKALFREFDALKGNGGAHRRKGELVDAICRALTLHSRLEEEIFYPALRAASGADDEELLDEADIEHAGARELIGQLDIMAPGDDHYDATVTVLGEEVMHHIDKEESELFDLARAAGLALHALGHRLAARKEELEDDLASPPPTLEAMQPHVRMRRQPRAPN, from the coding sequence ATGAAACCGGCAACACCAGACGGCGCGGACAAGGACGCGCTGGAAATGCTCAAGAGCGACCACGACCAGGTCAAGGCGCTGTTTCGCGAGTTCGACGCGCTCAAGGGCAACGGCGGCGCACACCGGCGCAAGGGAGAACTGGTGGACGCGATCTGCCGCGCGCTGACCCTGCACAGCAGGCTCGAGGAAGAAATCTTCTACCCGGCGTTGCGCGCGGCGAGCGGCGCCGACGACGAAGAACTGCTCGACGAGGCCGACATCGAGCATGCCGGCGCGCGCGAGCTGATCGGGCAGCTCGACATCATGGCGCCGGGCGACGACCACTACGACGCCACCGTCACCGTGCTGGGCGAGGAAGTGATGCACCACATCGACAAGGAGGAAAGCGAGCTGTTCGACCTGGCGCGCGCGGCCGGCCTCGCGCTGCACGCGCTGGGCCACCGGCTTGCCGCGCGCAAGGAAGAACTGGAGGACGACCTGGCATCGCCGCCGCCGACGCTCGAAGCGATGCAGCCGCACGTGCGCATGCGGCGCCAGCCGCGCGCGCCGAACTAG
- the phaP gene encoding TIGR01841 family phasin (Members of this family are phasins (small proteins associated with inclusions such as PHA granules). Note that several different families of phasins have been named PhaP despite very little sequence similarity to each other.), which translates to MQFLSDNPALRSHLESQVDFINEFSQKAFDTARQLNEMNLKLARQTIEGSLHASRELLGCTDPVQYSQAAMKQLQPATERIRSWQEHLLRVLAGAQADFTHAAEARIPEASRSAGAVADELVRHAAAGVTSPLAASEGNPAGKPH; encoded by the coding sequence ATGCAATTTTTAAGCGACAACCCCGCCCTGCGTTCGCACCTCGAATCGCAGGTCGACTTCATCAACGAATTCTCGCAGAAGGCGTTCGACACCGCGCGCCAGCTCAATGAAATGAACCTGAAACTGGCGCGCCAGACGATCGAAGGATCGCTGCACGCCAGCCGCGAACTGCTCGGATGCACCGACCCGGTCCAGTATTCCCAGGCCGCCATGAAACAGCTGCAGCCGGCCACCGAGCGCATCCGCTCCTGGCAGGAGCACCTGCTGCGCGTGCTGGCCGGCGCCCAGGCCGACTTCACGCACGCCGCCGAAGCCCGGATTCCTGAAGCGAGCCGCAGCGCCGGCGCGGTCGCCGACGAGCTGGTGCGCCATGCCGCCGCCGGCGTCACCTCCCCTCTCGCCGCCAGCGAAGGCAATCCCGCCGGCAAACCCCACTGA
- a CDS encoding NADP-dependent oxidoreductase produces the protein MPATVLQNQQFRLAARPVGLPKPTDWQHVTEPVREIGDGEIIVKALYLSLDPAMRGWMNDSKSYIKPVGIGDVMRAGGVGVVVESKSPKFAVGDYVSGGIGVQAYWAGAADDKYGNFFKIDPRMAPLTTWLNTLGMPGMTGYFGLIEVGQPKAGETVVVSGAAGAVGQTVGQVARHLGCRVVGIAGGKDKCDFVVKELGFDACIDYKGGDVRAGLKEHCPNGVDVYFDNVGGEILDAVLSRINMKARIVICGAISQYNNTTPVKGPANYLSLLVHRARMEGMVVFDYAPRYPEGVAALAKWMKEGTFKSREDVVEGLEHFPDALLMLFEGKNFGKLVLKVADA, from the coding sequence ATGCCCGCCACCGTCCTGCAGAATCAGCAATTTCGCCTCGCCGCCCGCCCCGTGGGCCTGCCGAAACCGACCGACTGGCAGCACGTGACGGAGCCGGTGCGCGAGATCGGCGATGGCGAAATCATCGTCAAGGCGCTGTACCTGTCGCTCGACCCGGCCATGCGCGGCTGGATGAACGACAGCAAGTCGTATATCAAGCCGGTCGGCATCGGCGACGTCATGCGCGCCGGCGGCGTCGGAGTCGTGGTGGAATCGAAGTCGCCGAAGTTCGCGGTGGGCGATTACGTGTCGGGCGGCATCGGCGTGCAGGCCTACTGGGCCGGCGCGGCCGACGACAAGTACGGCAACTTCTTCAAGATCGATCCGCGCATGGCGCCGCTGACCACCTGGCTCAACACGCTCGGCATGCCCGGCATGACCGGCTACTTCGGCCTGATCGAAGTGGGCCAACCCAAGGCCGGCGAAACGGTGGTGGTGTCGGGCGCGGCCGGCGCGGTCGGCCAGACCGTCGGCCAGGTCGCCCGGCACCTGGGCTGCCGCGTGGTCGGCATCGCCGGCGGCAAGGACAAGTGCGACTTCGTCGTGAAAGAACTCGGCTTCGACGCCTGCATCGACTACAAGGGCGGCGACGTGCGCGCCGGCCTCAAGGAGCATTGCCCGAACGGCGTCGACGTCTACTTTGACAACGTCGGCGGCGAGATCCTCGACGCCGTGCTCTCGCGCATCAACATGAAGGCGCGCATTGTCATCTGCGGCGCCATCTCGCAATACAACAACACCACGCCGGTCAAAGGACCCGCCAACTACCTGTCGCTGCTGGTGCACCGCGCGCGGATGGAAGGCATGGTCGTGTTCGATTACGCGCCGCGCTATCCGGAAGGCGTGGCCGCGCTGGCCAAATGGATGAAGGAAGGCACGTTCAAGAGCCGCGAAGACGTCGTCGAGGGCCTGGAGCACTTCCCCGACGCGCTGCTGATGCTCTTCGAAGGGAAAAATTTCGGCAAACTGGTTCTGAAAGTCGCCGACGCGTAA
- the purU gene encoding formyltetrahydrofolate deformylase — translation MTTPEYILTLSCFDQRGIVHRVSGFLADHGCNIIDSAQFGDAESKLFFMRVHFALEDAGVDDSDLRADFAALGESMAMNWQLHDAHARPRVMLMVSKIGHCLNDLLFRYKSGLLPVEIPAIVSNHMDFYQLAASYNIPFHHLPLAAGADEGAKLAQEAKVLELMASHKIELVVLARYMQILSPGLCEAMRGKAINIHHSFLPSFKGARPYAQAHSRGVKLIGATAHFVTGDLDEGPIIEQDVERVDHAMSAETLSAIGRDVECVVLARAVKWFVEHRILQNGDKTVVFK, via the coding sequence ATGACGACGCCCGAATACATCCTGACCTTGTCCTGCTTCGACCAGCGCGGCATCGTGCATCGCGTATCGGGCTTCCTCGCGGACCACGGCTGCAACATCATCGATTCGGCGCAGTTCGGCGACGCCGAATCGAAGCTGTTCTTCATGCGCGTGCATTTTGCGCTGGAAGACGCCGGCGTGGACGACAGCGACCTGCGCGCCGATTTTGCGGCGCTCGGCGAATCGATGGCGATGAACTGGCAGCTGCACGACGCGCACGCCAGGCCGCGCGTGATGCTGATGGTGTCGAAGATCGGCCACTGCCTGAACGACCTGCTGTTCCGTTACAAGAGCGGGCTGCTGCCGGTGGAGATTCCGGCGATCGTGTCGAACCATATGGACTTTTATCAGCTGGCGGCCAGCTACAACATCCCGTTCCACCACCTGCCGCTGGCGGCCGGAGCGGACGAGGGAGCGAAGCTGGCGCAGGAAGCGAAGGTGCTCGAGTTGATGGCCAGCCACAAGATCGAGCTGGTAGTGCTGGCGCGCTACATGCAGATCCTGTCGCCGGGACTGTGCGAGGCGATGCGCGGGAAGGCGATCAACATTCACCACTCCTTTCTGCCCAGCTTTAAGGGCGCCAGGCCGTACGCTCAGGCGCATTCGCGCGGCGTGAAGCTGATCGGCGCCACCGCGCACTTCGTCACGGGCGACCTGGACGAAGGGCCGATCATCGAACAGGACGTCGAACGGGTCGACCACGCGATGAGCGCCGAGACGCTGTCGGCGATCGGGCGCGACGTCGAATGCGTGGTGCTGGCGCGCGCGGTCAAATGGTTCGTCGAACACCGCATTTTGCAAAACGGCGACAAGACAGTCGTCTTCAAATAA
- a CDS encoding YaeQ family protein: MALKATIYKAELQIADMDRNYYGQHLLTVARHPSETDERVMIRVLAFAIHASEALTFTKGLFDTDEPDLWQKDLTGAIELWVEVGQPDEKRLMKACGRSERVVVYSYSATSHIWYKQIANKLERAKNLEVINIPAEASAQLEKMANRNMQLQCTIQDGQIWLTDSIETVLIERETFKAIR, encoded by the coding sequence ATGGCACTCAAAGCGACAATCTACAAGGCAGAACTGCAAATCGCGGACATGGACCGCAACTACTACGGGCAGCACTTGCTGACGGTGGCGCGGCATCCGTCCGAGACCGACGAACGCGTGATGATCCGCGTGCTGGCGTTCGCGATTCACGCCAGCGAGGCGCTGACGTTCACCAAGGGCCTGTTCGACACCGACGAGCCGGACCTGTGGCAGAAGGACCTGACGGGCGCGATCGAGCTGTGGGTCGAAGTGGGGCAGCCCGACGAAAAGCGCCTGATGAAGGCGTGCGGACGGTCCGAGCGCGTGGTGGTGTACAGCTACAGCGCCACCAGCCATATCTGGTACAAGCAGATCGCCAACAAGCTGGAACGCGCCAAGAACCTGGAAGTGATCAACATTCCGGCCGAAGCGAGCGCGCAGCTGGAGAAGATGGCGAACCGGAACATGCAGCTGCAGTGCACGATCCAGGATGGGCAGATCTGGCTGACCGACAGCATCGAGACGGTGCTGATCGAGCGCGAGACGTTCAAGGCTATTCGCTGA
- a CDS encoding DUF2946 family protein translates to MNALAPSISHAMAARQSVPATWEICSVDAPQASKHASTHQADAMADCGYCLPHGGSFALMPTTVSGLGLIGGHALRPFLFYRAPQPLLALTAAPPRGPPSVS, encoded by the coding sequence ATGAACGCGCTCGCCCCGTCGATCTCGCACGCGATGGCGGCAAGGCAGAGCGTGCCGGCGACCTGGGAAATCTGCAGCGTCGATGCGCCGCAGGCATCCAAGCACGCCAGCACCCACCAGGCCGACGCGATGGCCGATTGCGGCTATTGCCTCCCGCACGGCGGCAGCTTTGCGCTGATGCCAACCACGGTCTCCGGCCTTGGCCTGATCGGCGGCCACGCGCTGCGCCCATTCCTGTTCTACCGCGCGCCGCAGCCGCTGCTCGCGCTCACCGCGGCGCCGCCGCGCGGTCCTCCTTCGGTTTCCTGA
- a CDS encoding copper chaperone PCu(A)C, with product MNKHVFALIVSIALASTAFAQTTVTEPWARATVPQQTSGGVYLQLRSPDAARLVKATSPAARSVEIHTMEMNGQMMKMREVDAIDLPAGQSVGNFHIMLMGLKQQLKEGQSVPLSLTIERKGGKRETVMVDAPVKPIGFTPGHH from the coding sequence ATGAACAAGCATGTATTCGCGCTGATCGTTTCGATCGCGCTCGCCTCGACCGCCTTCGCCCAAACCACCGTCACCGAACCCTGGGCGCGCGCCACCGTGCCGCAGCAAACCTCCGGCGGCGTCTACCTTCAACTGCGCTCGCCCGACGCCGCGCGCCTGGTCAAGGCCACGTCGCCGGCCGCCCGCTCGGTCGAAATCCACACGATGGAAATGAACGGCCAGATGATGAAGATGCGCGAAGTCGACGCAATCGACCTGCCGGCCGGCCAGAGCGTCGGCAACTTCCACATCATGCTGATGGGCCTCAAGCAGCAGCTCAAGGAAGGCCAGTCCGTGCCGCTGTCGCTGACCATCGAGCGCAAGGGCGGCAAGCGCGAAACCGTCATGGTCGATGCACCGGTCAAGCCAATCGGATTCACGCCGGGTCATCACTAA
- a CDS encoding YcnI family protein, producing the protein MKSSTLLIAALLAAPMAHAHITIEQTSAPAGAYQKLTFRVGHGCEGSATSGITVILPEAIARAKPMPKAGWAITIGERDVSWKGGPLPDAQYDEFVMQVKLPAAAGKQVFKVIQQCEKGRAEWTPAFDVMPPQ; encoded by the coding sequence ATGAAATCATCGACCTTGTTGATCGCGGCCCTGCTGGCCGCGCCGATGGCGCACGCGCATATCACCATCGAACAGACTTCGGCGCCCGCGGGCGCCTATCAAAAGCTGACCTTCCGCGTCGGCCACGGCTGCGAAGGCAGCGCGACCAGCGGCATCACCGTGATCCTGCCCGAGGCGATCGCCCGTGCCAAGCCGATGCCCAAGGCCGGCTGGGCAATCACCATCGGCGAGCGTGACGTGAGCTGGAAGGGCGGCCCGCTCCCGGATGCGCAGTACGACGAATTCGTCATGCAGGTGAAGCTTCCCGCCGCGGCGGGCAAGCAGGTATTCAAGGTGATCCAGCAATGCGAGAAGGGCCGCGCCGAATGGACGCCGGCCTTCGACGTGATGCCGCCGCAATAA
- a CDS encoding TonB-dependent receptor: MKSIPFHRGQMAALVACAFPALALANHVPKNIETVVVSGGRPTTLPTQIPTTIEGITGEQVEDRINATDSEDALKYFPSLNVRKRYIGDYDHAVLASRASGTGNSARSLVYADGIQLSNLLGNGATFTPRWGMVAPEEIERVDVLYGPFSAAYPGGSVGAVVDYQTRMPDKLEAHVKLSAFSQRFKLYATDDRYSGWQGSASVGDRQGAWSWWIDVSRLDNAGQPITFANKLVSTGVTSNAGVPVTGAIADRNPANKAWLIIGAAGQTDTVQDHAKVKLAYDISPVLRASYTLGWWGNDSVRNAQSYLKMGSGPQDQTPAVINIDGRRYDVKASDLAPSVASLSHLMQGFSLKRHARAEWDWEVAASKYDYREDRVRTPTVLAATGPGTITDMAGSGWTTLALKGIWRPNAAHVVETGVQSDSAHLRTRVSASGDWIGGAPASIVSRFNGDTGLQSVYAQDTWRFAPQWKTTLGARIERWSAFGGELANASSTVQFGERLETSVSPKAALSFAAARDWTLKASLGRAVRNPTVAELFQGSIVDNAIVNSDPLLRAEKSWTGEFSAERVRNDGVLRATVFAERTRDALYSQPLTATVNTVQNIGRIRTNGLELAYQADDVLVSGLSLSSSVTYADSIITENRALPASVGKRQPRVPAWRANLLATYHTGQHWTTSFGARYSGRQYSALDNSDVHGDTYMGVSDYLVTDVRVRYRMNRNWSASVGIDNLGNAKYWAFHPYPQRTLIAEVRWDL; this comes from the coding sequence ATGAAGTCCATTCCTTTCCATCGCGGCCAGATGGCCGCGCTGGTGGCGTGCGCGTTCCCGGCGCTGGCGCTGGCCAACCACGTCCCCAAAAATATCGAGACCGTCGTCGTCAGCGGCGGGCGCCCGACCACCTTGCCGACCCAGATTCCAACCACCATCGAGGGCATCACCGGCGAACAGGTGGAGGACCGCATCAACGCCACCGACAGCGAAGACGCGCTGAAGTACTTTCCGAGCCTGAACGTGCGCAAGCGCTATATCGGCGACTACGACCACGCGGTGCTGGCCAGCCGCGCTTCCGGCACCGGCAACAGCGCGCGCTCGCTGGTGTACGCGGACGGCATCCAGCTGTCGAATTTGCTCGGCAACGGCGCGACTTTCACGCCGCGCTGGGGCATGGTGGCGCCGGAAGAAATCGAGCGCGTCGATGTGCTGTACGGGCCGTTTTCCGCGGCGTATCCGGGCGGCTCGGTCGGCGCCGTGGTCGATTACCAGACGCGCATGCCGGACAAGCTGGAGGCGCACGTGAAGCTGTCGGCGTTCAGCCAGCGCTTCAAGCTGTATGCGACCGACGACCGCTACTCCGGCTGGCAGGGCAGCGCTTCGGTGGGCGACCGGCAGGGTGCGTGGTCGTGGTGGATCGACGTGTCGCGGCTCGATAACGCGGGGCAGCCGATCACGTTCGCCAACAAGCTGGTGTCGACGGGCGTGACCAGCAACGCCGGGGTGCCTGTCACCGGAGCGATCGCCGACCGCAATCCGGCCAACAAGGCATGGCTGATCATCGGCGCGGCCGGGCAGACCGATACCGTGCAGGATCATGCGAAAGTAAAGCTTGCGTACGATATTTCGCCGGTGCTGCGGGCCAGCTACACGCTGGGATGGTGGGGCAACGATTCGGTGCGCAATGCGCAGTCGTATCTGAAAATGGGGTCAGGTCCGCAGGACCAGACCCCGGCCGTGATCAATATCGACGGCCGGCGCTATGACGTGAAGGCGTCGGACCTTGCGCCGTCCGTCGCTTCGCTGTCGCACCTGATGCAGGGGTTCTCGCTCAAGCGGCATGCGCGCGCGGAGTGGGACTGGGAAGTCGCGGCCAGCAAATACGATTATCGCGAAGACCGGGTGCGCACGCCGACGGTGCTGGCGGCGACCGGGCCGGGAACGATCACCGACATGGCCGGCAGCGGCTGGACCACGCTGGCGCTGAAGGGCATCTGGCGCCCCAACGCGGCGCACGTCGTCGAGACAGGCGTGCAGTCGGACAGCGCGCATCTGCGCACGCGCGTGTCGGCCAGCGGCGACTGGATCGGCGGGGCGCCGGCATCGATTGTCTCCAGGTTCAATGGCGATACGGGTCTGCAAAGCGTGTACGCGCAGGACACCTGGCGCTTTGCACCGCAGTGGAAGACGACTCTGGGCGCCCGCATCGAGCGATGGAGTGCGTTCGGTGGCGAACTGGCCAACGCGTCGAGCACGGTGCAGTTCGGCGAACGGCTTGAAACCAGCGTGTCGCCCAAGGCGGCGCTGTCGTTTGCGGCGGCGCGGGACTGGACCTTGAAAGCGTCGCTCGGCCGCGCGGTGCGCAACCCGACCGTTGCGGAGCTGTTCCAGGGCTCGATCGTCGACAATGCGATCGTCAACAGCGATCCGCTGCTGCGCGCGGAGAAGTCGTGGACGGGGGAATTCAGCGCCGAGCGGGTGCGGAACGACGGCGTACTGCGCGCGACTGTGTTTGCCGAGCGCACGCGCGACGCGCTGTATTCGCAGCCGCTGACGGCCACCGTCAACACGGTGCAGAACATCGGGCGGATCCGCACCAATGGACTGGAACTGGCGTACCAGGCGGACGATGTGCTGGTGAGTGGCCTGTCCTTGTCAAGCAGCGTGACCTACGCCGACTCGATCATCACGGAAAACCGCGCGCTGCCTGCCAGCGTGGGCAAGCGGCAGCCGCGGGTGCCGGCGTGGCGGGCCAACCTGCTGGCGACATATCACACCGGCCAGCACTGGACCACCAGCTTCGGCGCGCGCTACAGCGGGCGGCAGTACAGCGCGCTCGATAACAGCGACGTGCATGGCGATACTTATATGGGGGTGTCGGACTACCTGGTGACCGATGTGCGGGTGCGCTATCGGATGAACCGCAACTGGAGCGCCTCCGTGGGGATCGACAACCTGGGGAATGCGAAGTACTGGGCGTTTCATCCGTATCCGCAGAGGACTCTGATCGCCGAAGTACGATGGGATCTTTAG
- a CDS encoding head GIN domain-containing protein — MTAPRLTRRLAATMLALAVVAPATYAGGWGLGMTQGSGHFKTEARAPGHFTGVSMGLPGSVDLRIGATEGVTIETDDNLMPLIETVVENGVLQIRTNKRNIGIEPRRLKIVVNAKAIDRLALGGSGSIDSDALRGPKLTVDLGGSGAINIKGVESDTLSIDLGGSGDLKVSGGSASNLSLSIAGSGDVNLGKLKAERASVNIAGSGEATISVRDTLDVSIVGSGDVKYYGDPKVSKSVMGSGTATRLGSLR, encoded by the coding sequence ATGACCGCACCCCGCCTGACCCGCCGCCTCGCCGCCACCATGCTCGCCCTCGCCGTCGTCGCTCCAGCCACGTACGCCGGCGGCTGGGGCCTCGGAATGACGCAGGGCAGCGGCCACTTCAAGACCGAAGCGCGCGCGCCTGGCCACTTCACGGGCGTCTCGATGGGCCTTCCCGGCAGCGTCGACCTGCGCATCGGCGCCACCGAAGGCGTCACCATCGAGACCGACGACAACCTGATGCCGCTGATCGAAACAGTGGTCGAAAACGGCGTCCTGCAGATCCGCACGAACAAGCGCAACATCGGCATCGAGCCGCGCCGCCTGAAGATCGTCGTGAACGCGAAGGCCATCGACCGACTGGCGTTGGGCGGCTCCGGCAGCATCGATTCCGATGCGCTGCGCGGTCCGAAACTGACGGTGGACCTGGGCGGCTCCGGCGCCATCAACATCAAAGGCGTGGAAAGCGACACGCTGTCGATCGACCTTGGCGGCAGCGGCGATTTGAAAGTCAGCGGCGGCAGCGCGTCCAACCTGTCGCTGTCGATCGCCGGCTCGGGCGACGTCAACCTGGGCAAGCTGAAAGCCGAACGCGCCAGCGTCAACATCGCCGGCTCTGGCGAAGCGACCATCTCGGTGCGCGACACGCTCGACGTCAGCATCGTCGGCTCGGGCGACGTCAAGTACTACGGCGACCCGAAGGTCAGCAAATCGGTCATGGGCTCCGGCACCGCCACCCGCCTCGGGTCCCTGCGTTAA
- a CDS encoding SAM-dependent methyltransferase: MLFITIKQGKEKSLLAGDPWIYASAIEKVEGKPNEKMKPGSTAVVQSSSKKFLARAAYNSKSQIRARVWTFDEAQPVDHALIKGRVQAALAKSAPAAKKAKPDQVVRLINAEADGLPGLLVDSFGGQDGWLICEFQAGGVDAWKVAIVQALMAGTGCKNVYERCDELVRKGEGLPLIDGALAGEEPPDDVTVTEGGVKFSLDLKTGHRNRFR; this comes from the coding sequence ATGTTATTTATCACCATCAAACAGGGCAAGGAAAAGAGCCTGCTGGCCGGCGACCCCTGGATTTACGCGTCCGCGATCGAAAAAGTCGAGGGCAAGCCGAACGAGAAGATGAAGCCCGGCTCCACCGCCGTGGTGCAGTCGTCGTCGAAGAAGTTTCTCGCTCGCGCGGCCTACAATTCGAAGTCGCAGATCCGCGCGCGGGTCTGGACCTTCGACGAGGCCCAGCCGGTGGACCACGCGCTGATCAAGGGCCGCGTGCAGGCGGCGCTGGCCAAGAGCGCGCCGGCGGCGAAGAAGGCCAAGCCGGACCAGGTGGTCAGGCTGATCAACGCCGAGGCCGACGGCTTGCCCGGCCTGCTGGTGGATTCGTTCGGCGGCCAGGACGGCTGGCTGATCTGCGAATTCCAGGCCGGCGGCGTCGATGCGTGGAAAGTGGCGATCGTGCAGGCGCTGATGGCCGGCACCGGCTGCAAGAACGTCTACGAGCGTTGCGATGAACTGGTGCGCAAGGGCGAAGGCCTGCCGCTGATCGACGGCGCGCTGGCCGGCGAGGAGCCGCCCGACGACGTCACCGTCACCGAAGGCGGCGTGAAGTTTTCGCTGGACCTGAAAACCGGGCACCGCAACCGCTTCCGCTAA
- a CDS encoding type IV pilus twitching motility protein PilT: MENHQSSQIRTLTYVENEDHPVFGTLVEQILHLLNSRLIFSDIIIHQNSPLMLRQPKGLVAVTDSPITKEELEEFFEVIEPNWAERIADRAFDRSIDLHTARIRANCFTFQGKKRLGCVIRRFPKEPIALAELGLHRDEQEFARLTSGLVLIIGDTCQGKSTTIASMLDEINKHRSGHIITIEDPVETLIPQRKCIVTQREVGLDGDVESYYLGALDALRERPDVIVIGEIRDAQTAQEALALAESGPLVLASLHARSTELGLQKMLRLLGNSEAQSQALAHALRGVLCQALLPSSEGNRYHLATECLTPGPAIMRMLEAGDISGIREHMNRAQDEGCHTMNASLETLLSGHKISVEDARNATTDRIGFADMV, translated from the coding sequence ATGGAAAACCACCAGTCCTCCCAGATTCGCACCCTGACGTATGTCGAAAATGAAGACCACCCGGTGTTCGGGACCCTGGTCGAGCAGATTTTGCACCTGTTGAACTCGCGGTTGATCTTTTCCGACATCATCATCCACCAGAACAGTCCGCTGATGCTGCGCCAGCCGAAGGGGCTGGTGGCGGTGACGGACTCGCCGATCACCAAGGAAGAGCTTGAAGAGTTCTTCGAGGTCATCGAGCCGAACTGGGCAGAGCGGATCGCCGACCGCGCGTTCGACCGCTCGATCGACCTGCACACCGCGCGCATCCGCGCCAACTGCTTCACCTTCCAGGGCAAGAAGCGGCTGGGCTGCGTGATCCGGCGCTTCCCGAAGGAGCCGATCGCGCTGGCCGAACTGGGGCTGCACCGCGACGAGCAGGAGTTCGCCCGCCTCACCAGCGGCCTGGTGCTGATCATCGGCGACACCTGCCAGGGCAAGTCGACCACGATCGCGTCGATGCTCGACGAGATCAACAAGCACCGCTCGGGGCACATCATCACCATCGAAGACCCGGTCGAGACCCTGATCCCGCAGCGCAAGTGCATCGTCACCCAGCGCGAAGTGGGGCTCGATGGCGACGTCGAAAGCTACTACCTGGGCGCGCTCGATGCGCTGCGCGAGCGGCCGGACGTGATCGTGATCGGCGAGATCCGCGATGCGCAGACGGCGCAGGAAGCGCTGGCGCTGGCCGAATCGGGGCCGCTGGTGCTGGCGTCGCTGCATGCGCGCTCGACCGAGCTGGGACTGCAGAAGATGCTGCGCCTGCTGGGCAACTCGGAAGCGCAGTCGCAGGCGCTGGCGCATGCCTTGCGCGGCGTGCTGTGCCAGGCGCTGCTGCCGTCGTCGGAGGGCAACCGTTATCACCTGGCGACCGAATGTCTGACGCCAGGGCCGGCGATCATGCGCATGCTCGAGGCGGGCGACATTTCCGGCATTCGCGAGCACATGAACCGCGCCCAGGACGAAGGCTGCCACACGATGAACGCGTCGCTCGAGACGCTGCTGTCCGGGCACAAGATCAGCGTCGAGGATGCGCGCAACGCCACTACCGATCGCATCGGCTTCGCGGACATGGTTTAA
- a CDS encoding DUF6632 domain-containing protein has protein sequence MDTAQRLKYLRVVLIVTGIASLALYPLMLFWPSGWAWHTGHSDYPMMIVGIYATLGVFLILAARNPLANLSLIWFTVWSSIVHSGIMAVEALTGAGKMGHLMGDVPALFIAAVVLAALTPRGTDTDAVRGAVA, from the coding sequence ATGGATACCGCCCAACGCCTGAAGTACTTGCGTGTCGTATTAATAGTCACTGGAATCGCGAGCCTTGCCCTCTATCCGCTGATGCTCTTCTGGCCATCGGGATGGGCGTGGCACACCGGTCATTCGGACTACCCGATGATGATTGTCGGGATCTACGCGACGCTCGGTGTTTTCTTGATCCTGGCGGCACGCAATCCGCTCGCCAACCTGAGCCTCATTTGGTTCACTGTGTGGTCGAGTATCGTCCACAGTGGAATCATGGCTGTCGAGGCGCTGACCGGCGCGGGGAAGATGGGCCATCTGATGGGAGATGTGCCGGCGCTTTTCATCGCTGCGGTTGTGCTGGCCGCGCTCACCCCTCGCGGGACGGACACAGATGCCGTGCGCGGCGCCGTAGCCTGA